A region of the Curtobacterium flaccumfaciens pv. betae genome:
ACCGGCCGCTGCCACGTGGCCGTCCGGTCGCGCAGCGTCACGATCGAGAGCACCAGCGCGAGCAGTCCGAGCGCCACACCGACACCGTGCACGGTCGCGGGAGCGGTGAACCACCAGGCCGCCAGACCGATCGTCGCGATCCCGGCGACGGCACCGAGCACCGCACCGGCGGTCGCGCCGAGTGCACGGCGTGGCTCCGGCACGGCGGCCGCGGCCACGGGCTGGTCGAGCAGTTCGGTCGGGAGGCCCGCCCCGCCCCCGCCAGCACCCTGCGGCACCGGGGTGGGTGCGACCACGGCCGTGGTCGCGTCGACGTTCGGGGTCGCGACGGCGGGGCTGCCGGGAGCGGCGGCGGCCGGTGCCGCGTGCAGGACGGCGTCGAACGACCGTGCGGGTGCTGGTGCGGGTGCGGCCGACCGCGCGGCGGCCTGCTGGTGCGCGAAGCGTCGGGGCGTCCGGTAGCCGATCGGGCCGACGGGCTCGGGTTCGGTGCCCTCGACGACCACGTGTTCGAGGCCGGGCACCGAGAACCGGGGCTGTCCGGCGACGGGCACCGCGGGTGCGGCGGTCGGCGGTGCCGGGGCGGCCTCCGGCGACGGGGTGGTGAGCGGTGGGACGAGCGGTGCGGCGTCCGCCGAGGTGGGTGCGGCGGCGACCGGTGAGACCGGCACCACGAGCCCGGACGCGGGGACGACCGACGACGGCGGCACCGCGGGGGTCTCGAACGGCACGGTGTGCACGTTCGGCGACGTCGGGGCCGGGGGCAGCAGCTCTTGCTGCGGCGGGAAGTCCGGCACGGGGGCGTCGGCCTCGACCAGGGCGGCGATCGACGCGGGCTCGGCGGTCGGTGCGTGCGCGGCGGGCACGGTCCCGGCGGGGGCGACCGTGGTCGGTGGGACCGGCGCCGCGTGGGCGGCGCGTGACGAGGCGGGGGTGGGGCGGGCCTCCCGGCCGGAGGCGTTCACGTGACCGGCCGCGGCGACCCGCTCGGGCGCGACCTCGTCGACGGGCGGCGCGGTCACCCAGGCCGGGACGGGCCGACGGGGCCGGTCCGATTCGGGCATGCGATGCGCTGCCACTGCGGCGCTCCTTCCGTCGACTGATCCATGCTCAGTTGTAGCGGCAACCGCTGTGTGGATCGCAGCCCCAGTTCGGGGTCGCCGGTACGTTCGGGTGATGACCGGAATCGAACACCGTCCCCTGGGCCCCTCGGGGCTCGTCGTCTCCACCGTCGGCCTCGGCTGCAACAACTTCGGGCGGCGGGGAACCGCGTCCGAGACGCAGGAGGGCACCGACGCCGTCGTCGCTGCGGCCCTGGACGCCGGGGTGACGCTCTTCGACACCGCCGACATCTACGGCGGCGTGCCGGGCAAGTCCGAGGAGATGCTCGGACGCTCGATCCGCGGCCGCCGTGACGAGATCGTCCTCGCCACGAAGTTCGGCATGGACATGCAGGGCGCGAACGGGCCGGACTGGGGCGTCCGCGGGTCCCGCCGGTACGTGCGGCTCGCGGTCGAGTCGTCGTTGCGCCGCCTCGGCACGGACTGGATCGACCTCTACCAGATGCACCGGCCGGACGACGTGACGCCGATCGAGGAGACCCTGTCGGTCCTCGACGACCTGGTCCGCGAGGGCAAGATCCGCTACGTCGGCCACTCGAACTTCGCGGGGTGGCAGATCGCCGAGGCCGAGCTCACGGCGTCGATCGCGGGCACCACCGCGTTCGTGTCCGCGCAGAACGAGTACAGCCCGCTCGCCCGGGATGCCGAGGCCGAGGTCTTGCCGGCGGTGCGGGCGTACGCGCTCGGGTTCCTGCCGTTCTTCCCGCTGTACAACGGGCTGCTCACCGGCAAGTACACGAAGGCGGGCGGCCCGGCCGACGGGCGGCTGACGACCTCGAAGCCGCAGGTGCTCGAGGACGCCCCGTGGGACGTGCTCGACGACTACCAGCGGTTCTGCGACGACCGGGGCGTGACGATGCTGCAGGCGACGTTCGCGTGGCTCCTGGCGCAGCCGGGGCTGTCGAGCGTCATCGCGGGGGCGACGAAGCCGGAGCAGATCACCCAGAACGTCGAGGCCGGCACCACGTGGACGCCGACCGAGGACGACATCGCCAACATGACGACGATCTTCGACCGGGCCTGAGCGGGCTTTTCGCGCCGGCGTGTTTCGCGCCGGTTCGTTTCGCGCTGAGCGACAGGTCACGGGCTGCGGCGCCCGTGAGGTGTCGCTCAGCGCGAAACGGCGGCGAAACGGCGGCGGGCTGCGCGGAGCCGAGGACTAGCGCTTCGCGGCGGCCAGGGCGTCGCGCAGCTCGGCGGCGGTCATCCGCGGGCCGTAGCCGGGGGTGTCCCGCTGGATGCGCCAGCCCTCGGCGAGCGGCCCGGCGTCGACAACGTCGAAGCCGAACGCGTCGATGAACTCGGCGACGGTCTGCTTGGCGGAGTCGTCGTCGCCGGCGATGACGAGGGCACGACGGTCCGGGGTGCCGGCCGGCGTCGCGTGGCCGGTCAGGTCGTCGGCGCCGATGTGGTTGAACGCCTTCACGACACGGGCGCCGGGCAGGTGGTCCTGCAGCAGCTCGGCGGTGGTCGTGGACTGGTCGTCGAGGGCGGCGATGTGGCCGTCGCGCTCCCAGTAGTAGTTGTTCGTGTCGATGACGACCTTGCCGACGAGGGGCTCGACGGGGATCGTCTCGATCGCGGCGAGCGGCACCGTCACGACGACGATCTCACCCGCTGCGGCTGCCTCGTCACGGGTCGCTGCGCGTGCGCCGTCGCCGAGTTCCGTGACCAGGTCGGTCAGGGTCTCCGGGCCGCGGGAGTTCGCGATGACGACCTGGTGGCCGTTCCGTACCGCGAGTCGTGCGAGCTGGGATCCGATGTTGCCGGCGCCGATGATTCCGATGGTTGTCATGGTGTCCCTGCAACGCTGCCCGCCGTCGTGCATTCCCCGGGCGGCACGATCGCCCCGCCGGGAGCATGATGGCGGGCATGGACCACGAGTTCCGCGACGAGACCGACCAGGACCGCTACGCGATGTACGTCGACGGCGAGCTCGTGAGCGTGCTCGACTACCGGGTGAACGGTGACGCTGTCGCCTTCCCGCACACCTATACCATCCCGAAGCACCGCGGCCACGGCTACGCGGCGCAACTCGTCGAGTACGCCGTCGCCGACGTCGAGTCGTCGACCACGAAGCGCATCCTGCCGATGTGCTGGTTCGTCGGCAAGTGGTTCGACGAACACCCCGAGAAAGCCGACCTGCTCAGTCGCAGCGCCGCGGACTGAGCACCGAACAAAGGGGCTCCCGTGCCCACCATCACCCCGTTCCTCTGGTACGACGACCAGGCCGAACAGGCCGCCGAGTACTACGTCGGACTGTTCCCCGACAGCCGCGTCGACAGCGTCAGCCGGATGCCCGACGGCCGTGCCCTCGTCGTCGAGTTCACGTTGCTCGGCGCCCCGTACCGCGCGATGAACGGCGGCCCCGGGCACCCGCACACCGACGCGGTCTCGTTCCAGATCGACGTGGACACGCAGGACGAGCTCGACCGGCTGTGGGACGCCCTGCTCGCCGACGGCGGGAGCCCGACGGCGTGCGGGTGGTTGACCGACCGCTGGGGTCTGGCGTGGCAGGTGACCCCGTCGATGCTGGGGGAGCTGATGAGCGGATCGGGCGACCCGGAGGCCAACGCCCGCGTGTTCGAGGCCATGATGCAGATGGTCAAGTTGGACATCCCCGCACTGCAGGCTGCCGCGGCCGGTCGCTGACCCCACTCCACACGGACCCGCCGGTAGTGTGACCGGACCAGGAGACCGCCGGCAGGCGCCGGCACAGACAGGCTGGAGCCACCATGGACCACCCGAGTTCGAGGGTCCGGAACAGCGACATCAGCCGGGCGTACACCGAACTCGCCCGCATCACCCGTCGGGCGAGCATCCGAGCCCGCGGCTCGG
Encoded here:
- a CDS encoding NADPH-dependent F420 reductase: MTTIGIIGAGNIGSQLARLAVRNGHQVVIANSRGPETLTDLVTELGDGARAATRDEAAAAGEIVVVTVPLAAIETIPVEPLVGKVVIDTNNYYWERDGHIAALDDQSTTTAELLQDHLPGARVVKAFNHIGADDLTGHATPAGTPDRRALVIAGDDDSAKQTVAEFIDAFGFDVVDAGPLAEGWRIQRDTPGYGPRMTAAELRDALAAAKR
- a CDS encoding VOC family protein, whose translation is MPTITPFLWYDDQAEQAAEYYVGLFPDSRVDSVSRMPDGRALVVEFTLLGAPYRAMNGGPGHPHTDAVSFQIDVDTQDELDRLWDALLADGGSPTACGWLTDRWGLAWQVTPSMLGELMSGSGDPEANARVFEAMMQMVKLDIPALQAAAAGR
- a CDS encoding aldo/keto reductase encodes the protein MTGIEHRPLGPSGLVVSTVGLGCNNFGRRGTASETQEGTDAVVAAALDAGVTLFDTADIYGGVPGKSEEMLGRSIRGRRDEIVLATKFGMDMQGANGPDWGVRGSRRYVRLAVESSLRRLGTDWIDLYQMHRPDDVTPIEETLSVLDDLVREGKIRYVGHSNFAGWQIAEAELTASIAGTTAFVSAQNEYSPLARDAEAEVLPAVRAYALGFLPFFPLYNGLLTGKYTKAGGPADGRLTTSKPQVLEDAPWDVLDDYQRFCDDRGVTMLQATFAWLLAQPGLSSVIAGATKPEQITQNVEAGTTWTPTEDDIANMTTIFDRA
- a CDS encoding GNAT family N-acetyltransferase yields the protein MDHEFRDETDQDRYAMYVDGELVSVLDYRVNGDAVAFPHTYTIPKHRGHGYAAQLVEYAVADVESSTTKRILPMCWFVGKWFDEHPEKADLLSRSAAD